From Agelaius phoeniceus isolate bAgePho1 chromosome 27, bAgePho1.hap1, whole genome shotgun sequence, one genomic window encodes:
- the LOC143695823 gene encoding serine/threonine-protein kinase PAK 1-like, translated as MIQHVAAAVCTLYSVAYSGYFLTHLARHLMSGFRAAPPSGTEAAPAPPGAPSASEEEVNKEEDSRNTVSEEEPAEKYLEVEQIGQGAFGTVYKGLDRATGGEVAIKKMSLRGQNRERAVNEILLLKDKKNPNIVNSLDSFLVDGDLWLVMEYMDGGTLRDVVRQTRMAEGEMAAVSRECLQGLDFLHSNRVIHRDLKSSNILLGMDGSVRLADFGLCAQLSPEQDQRSSMVGTAHWMAPEVVTRSPYGPKVDIWSFGIVTIEMVEGEPPYFRETAAMARALIRQNGTPQLQEPRRLSALLRDFLECSLEPDEERRWAAQELLQHPFLSSAKPLSSLTPLITAAKNLREQRRR; from the exons aTGATCCAGCAcgtggctgctgcagtttgcactCTGTACTCTGTGGCTTATTCGGGGTATTTTTTAACCCACTTGGCAC GGCACCTCATGTCTGGATTCCGAGCAGCTCCTCCTTCG ggcacagaagcagcaccagcacctcctggggctccctctGCTTCCGAAGAGGAGGTCAACAAGGAGGAAGACAGCA GGAACACCGTGAGCGAGGAGGAGCCTGCCGAGAAATACCTGGAAGTGGAGCAGATTGGCCAAGG GGCTTTTGGAACCGTTTATAAAGGACTCGACAGGGCCACTGGAGGAGAG gtggccatcaagaaaATGAGTCTCAGAGGGCAGAACAGGGAACGAGCTGTGAATGAGATCCTGCTcctgaaggacaagaagaacCCCAACATTGTCAACTCTTTGGACAG cttcCTTGTTGATGGAGATCTCTGGCTGGTGATGGAATACATGGATGGAGGAACTTTGCGGGACGTTGTCAGACAGACACGCATGGCTGAAGGAGAGATGGCAGCTGTCagtcgggag tgtctgcagggccTGGATTTCCTCCATTCCAACCGGGTGATCCACAGGGATCTGAAGagctccaacatcctcctgggcatggacggctctgtcaggctgg ctgattttggcctctgcgctcagctcagccctgagcaggaccaGCGCAGCTCCATGGTGGGCACTGCTCACTGGATGGCCCCAGAAGTTGTGACCAGATCTCCTTATGGCCCCAAGGTGGACATCTGGTCCTTTGGCATTGTGACCATCGAGATGGTGGAAGGAGAACCTCCTTACTTCAGGGAAACGGCGGCCATG gctcGCGCTCTGATCCGGCAGAACGGGACCccgcagctgcaggagccccggCGCCTGTCGGCTCTGCTGCGGGACTTCCTCGAGTGCAGCCTGGAGCCGGACGAGGAGCGgcgctgggctgcccaggagctgctgcag CACCCATTTTTATCATCAGccaagcctctctccagcctgacccctctgatcactgcagcaaagaacctgagggagcagcgGAGGAGATGA